Part of the Pirellulales bacterium genome is shown below.
GCGATCTTTCTTGTCTGCTCGGCCGTCCCGATCCTTTGGTACGGCTGCTGGGCGGCAACACCGGGCACGCACGCCAGCCCTTTCTTTTGGTGCATGACTTGGCCGTCATGGGTCGTCTGGTTCTCGATGATCCCGATTTACCTCGGCGCGTTTTTGAGTGGTCTTCGACCGGGACGATGGTTCGGCACGCGGGCGCTGCCCTTGGCGGGGGCGACATTCTTCGCGTTCGTGATTGGCGTAGCCCATACGTGGTTGTGGCCTCTGTGGCTGGCGGAACTTACGTTGCTCGCCGCGCTGCTTTGCGGGGTCATCTTGTTCGTCGCTCGCACGCGCGATTTTTCCTAAGGGTCATCGAGAAAGCACGACATGAAAAAGCTTTGCGCAACATTGCAACCGTACGGTTTGGCGCTCGTGCTCGCGGCGGGGTTTAGCATCGTTTACGGGTTGCTCGTCGCGATCGGTCTTCCAATAGTCGACAACCTAATTCAACCGCGCGAGCGCATTCGCGGGCTCTATGTAGATTCCGAAGGAGCGCCGGTGATAGGGGAATGGGAGCCGGATGGCCGCGTCGCGCTGAAGTATCGGACTCTGCTGGGCGCCGAGATCCAAGAAACCCCTGATATCCAGGCCAATCAACTCCTTCTCTTCCCGCCAAACTACCGCACTGCCGCGCCTTGGCGACCGAACTGGGGGACGCACGAACTCGGACTTGAGAGCCCGGTGACACGTTGGTTTCTAGTGTACGAAGCGAAGGAGCAGGGTCGGGCCTATTTCGAAGGATTTGATCCGGAATCAAAGCTCCGCGCCGGTTTTATCGGCTCCCACGGTTTCCAGACCGAAGAGCCTTCTCCGGCCCAAAGCTTCGCTATTGACGGAACGATCACGGCAATTGGGGCGGTGACATACCTCGCCATTAATCAGCCGAAGCGTTTGGAGGGCTGGGAGTTTGCCGACCTATACCTGATTTCCGGCAAGGATTTGGTAACGGTCGATTTTCGCAAACGCACGGTTCGCAAAATACTGTCCGCTGATAACATGCTCAGCTTGGGCTTGCTCTCCCCGCCTGTCCGTCAGCTTCCCAACGGCGCGGAACAACAAGTCGATCCCACTGCGGTGCCGCTGTTGGCAATCCGCGAAGTAGACCGGATTTTGCTACTGGATGCGAAAGGGACGGAGCACAGTTCGTTTGTGATTCCGGAAGAACTCCGCAAAGATACATTGGACTTTTATCAAAACGGGGACCTCGGGCTGGCAATCGTGCATCGAGTCTTGCCCAATGTCGATGATCTCTATTATTTCGACCGCGGCGGGCATGTCTTGCGGCGGGCAAGCGTTGTCCGGACAAACCGTGATCCCATCATGAACCGCCCCGGGCTCCATAGCTGGCTGATCGCGCTCTGGATGCCTTCCCTGGTTGCCGCCATCGTTGAACCGGCGATCGGCGAGAATTGGACCTTGCTCGCGCTGCTTTGTGTCGGATCCGGCATCCTGGCCTGGCTCGCCGCGAAACGCCAACGCGCTTATTCTCAGCGTGGCGCTGTGGGCTGGGCCATCTTCGTCTTTTTGTCGGGAGTGCCGGGCTTCGCCGCCTACCTTGTGCATCGCCGCTGGCCGGTCCGCGTTGCATGTCCCTCCTGCGGCCGCTTCGCGCCGCGCGATCGCGAGAGCTGTGCGCTATGTGGCAAAGAGTTTCCGCGGCCGGCGCTCAAAGGGATTGAAGTCGTCGCGGCATAGTCGCGTCGCGGCAACCACGCTCCGAAGTTTTGACTGCCGATCCTGAATTCTGATCGAGTCGCCAGCGCATGAGAAAAGGCGCGCCGTTGAGCGCGCCTTTCCTCTAAATCACGACCCAATCGCAACAATCGCGATCTCGGCAAAACTACTTGCCAGCGCGACTACTTTCCCTTGTCGGGCGTCGCGGTCGTCGTCGTATCGGCGGGGGTTGTCGTCGTGGAACTGCTGGTCGTAGTCGTTGTGCCACTGCTGCCGCTCGAAGCCGGCTTATTGCAGCCGACTGTGAACATGCCGAGGCTGCACAAGACGATCAAAATGCCAATTTTCTTCATCTCAACACCTTTCCTGATGACTGTGGGGCGAATTCGTTTCGCAGGACCTTCCTGCACCTTCTCATTGACTAAAGATGCCAGCATGGGCAAATTTATTCCCGGCTTCAACGAATTTCCTATATGATGCCCAGTGTCGGCGCACCGGAATGGCCACCACCGGGTATGGATTTTGCCCTGTCGTGGTTTTGGCTGGGAATAATCGCGATACATTAGGTCTCTACTTTTTGGGCAAGGATCGACCATGGCGGACGACCAGAGTTTCCCGGGCGGAGCCGGGGGCGCGGAGCGCGTGAACGGATTGCCGGCAATGCTGCCAGTGAATGCGGCGCTGCCGGTGGATGCGGCGCGGCCAATCGGTCCGGCGGCAGGCGATGGCATCGCGCTCGCCCATAAGGTGAAAAACGAGTTGGACTTGCCTCGGCTTGTCGCCGACCATGCCGGCGTGTTATATGGCTATGCCTATCGGCTGACGGGTTCGGTGGCCGACGCGGAGGACCTTACCCAGCAAACCTTTTTGATCGCCCATCAAAAGCTGTCGCAGTTGCGCGATGCCGCCTGCGCGCGGGGATGGCTGTTTGCAGTGCTGCGGCGGGTGTATTTGAAATCCCAACAGAAGACGCGGCGCTTGCCGATGGCCGGCGCCGTTTTGGATATCGAAACGATTCCCGACGAAATTGTCGCCGATCTCATCGTCGATCGCGAGTTGTTGCAAGCGGCAATCAATGAATTGCCCGATGCGTACAAGCTAGTCGTCTTGAGCTTTTATTTCGAGAACCTGTCGTATCGTGAAATTGCCGAGCAGTTTGATTTGCCGGTGGGAACGGTGATGAGCCGATTGTCTCGGGCAAAGAATCAGATCCGATCGCGGCTGCTTGAGGCGGAATGTGTCGCAGTGCCCGGTGCCGGGCCGGCCTGTGACGTGCCGGCGGATGCCGACCCGTCGGCGCCCCGAGTGAGAGGTGCCTGATGGAACTTTCCGAGCTTCGCGACGCCATGGATGCCTGCCGCGCGGGGCGCGACGATCTCCGTTTGCCCGAGTTGGTTCTGGTCGCGGATCGATTGGAATCGGACGCAGGGGCTCGCCGGCTGTTCGAGCGAATTCAACGACTCGACGTGCGAATCGCGGAGGCCGTGCACGACGTTATCGTGCCGGCGGGGTTGGCCGAGCGGATTCTGGCGCGAGTCAATCTTGAATCCGAAAAACCTCGGAGCGTCGCAAACGAGCAGTCCGTTCGCGAAGCCATGGTGGCCGTCGTCCCCGAACGCAGGTCGTCCCGCAAGCGTATTTGGTCAATGATCGCCGTCGCCGCGAGTCTATTATTCGCCCTATCGCTGGCGACATTTTGGCCGCGCCACCAGAGGCTCACCGACGAATTGCTGCGGAGCGACAGCGGCGCTTCCACTTGGTACGCCGACGTCTCGGATCGCGCCTCGTGGACGCCGCTCGGTCCGCACGAGCGAGGTCTGGCGCAATACCCATTTCCCAACTCGATTCGCGCCGCTGCGAAGAGCTGGTCTGATGCGTCATCGACTGTCGGGCAACCCTCCGTCGCTTATCAATTGGCAACCGGCCGCCGCGCGGCGCTATTCGTCATTCCTACGAACGATTTCGATGGTCCATCGACTCCCCTCTCGAAGCCGCAATACAGTACCGGCGGGTGGACGATCGGCTGGTGGCAATCCGAAGGCCTGGTCTACGTGTTGATCGTGGAGGGCGATGAGCGGACATACCAAGATCTGCTCAATTCAGCGGCCCAAGGCCCGCTGGCCTGAGAACCCCTCGCAATACCGCCGGGGACTGTCTCCCTTTTGCGAAGTCCGCGAAGCAAAACGGGGACTGTCCCCTTCTCCCAGGCGGTTTTGCGAGGGGTTCTGAAAAAGCGAGCTTTCCACCCGCAAAGTCTTCGTGTCTTGCCGAGTTTCGATGTCGGCACCGGCGGGCCGGGTATGCGGAAGAATCGTTTAATCCTTCCCCATCGGAACGGCCGAATCGGTCAATAGAGGCCGCGGGCCGTCGACTGATATCGGCCGAATACCGAATTCCTTGTTGGGGGGGACTGAACCATGAAGAGGTTGATTTTCGCTTTGTCGCTGAATCTGCTAATCGTTGCTGCCGCGCATGCTCAGAAGCCGGCCGCGGAGAAAACGGAGCGGTTCGCGCCAATCGCCAGCCATGTCGCTTCCACCGGCGAATTGACGCCGACCCCCGAGATGTGGTTCTACGAGCAAGAGCTGCGGCGTTGGGACGACCCGCAGACGATCGTGCGAACGAACGCCGAGGAAAAGGCGGCCCAGCGGCGGGCCAGAATGGCCGCGATGGCTTGGTATGGCCTGTCCAACTCGCGTCCGAACGTCAGTCCTGATCCGACCGACAGCCCGTACGCGGCCCATTGGCGTTCCAATGGCTATCAGCCCTCGGAATGGGTCGGCGGGATCAGCCACCAGACGATCATTCTCGAAGCCAATCGCGGCGCGAAGGCGTATTGATCGGCCGATCAGCGTCCGATGCGTCAAGCCCGCGCTGACGCCTGAACCGCGCGCGGTGCGTCTGCGCTTCGCTGGACACACCCTACAAACCTTGGCGATAATGAAAGTGATCGGAGTAGCCATTGAGAGACGGTTCGTGACGGCGGTTGATCGGATATGAAGACGGTTGAGCATCTATTCGAAGAGACCGGTCTATCGGTTGAAGAGATCGCCGAGCGGTCCGATCTGTCGATGGAACGTGTGGCGGCGATCGCGGAAGGGCGGTGGACTCCCAGCCCCGACGATCGCGAGCGTATGGCGGCTGCGTTCGGAGTGCCGGCCGCCGAGATTAGCTGGGGGCATTCGATGAACCCGCGAAACATTCGCTATCGGCGCTTCGGCCTACGCGAGAATTTCTGACGGCTCGACAGCCGCCGTTGCTCATGTCAGCCGGCGGACTAGCCAATCGCCCAAGCGGGGCGAGAGTTGTCCGAGCACGAATAGCAGGCGGACGAGGCGCGGATAAACCAATTCCGGCCGGCGCTGCTCGCAGGCTTTGAGAATCAATCGCGAGAGTTTCTCCGGCGGAACCGCGCGGAATTTGACCCCCGCGCCAGGCTTGCGCGCCTTTTCCGGCAACCCGGCCGCCTGATCGGCATAGCGCTGCTCGGAATCATCGCGAGCGATCGGGCCGGGCAAAACGAGCAGCACGTGCAGCCCGCGCGGAGACATCTCGAGTCGAAGCTGCTGCGTGTAGGCGGTGAGCGCAAACTTCGTCGCCGGATAGGCGCCGACGTAACGAACGGCCGCCTTGCCGGCCAAAGACCCGATGTTTACCAAATGCCCCTGGTTCTTGAGCAAGTGCGGCGCCGCGGCGCGGCAACAGCGCACCGCGGCGATAAAATTCAGGTCCATCAAATCGACGAACTCTTGCGGCGAGGTGTCGATCGCCTCTCCGCGCGTGGATCGCCCGGCGCTGTTGACGAGCAAATCGAGCCGGCCGAATTGACTGGCGACTTGTTGAAAAATCCGCTCGACATGCTCTTGCCGGGTCACGTCCGCGGGCATTGCCAACACATTGCCGCTCGCACGGCGAACGTCGGCCGCGGCGCGCTCGAGTCTTTGGGCATCCCGCGCCACGATCACGACGTTGGCTCCAGCGGCGGCGAGCGTGCCGGCCAGTGCCTTGCCCAATCCGCCGGAGCCGCCGGTGATCACCGCGACCTTTTCATTCCAGTACGGCATCGGGCAAAGCAGAGCGTGGGCATTTACGTCAGGCTGGCCAGCCTGACTCGGATTGTGAGTCGATCTTAGCCTAACGTAAACCGCCCGGAATGGAAGCACCAGCCGCCGTTGCACGGGTCGTTTATGGGCGCCCTCAATCGAAGTGGCGGAGGCTGACGATTCGCCAATCCCCGCTCTGGCCCGACGAGATTTCGCTGCGCTGATAGCGGCGCGGGAATCCCAGCTCGGGATCGAACTCGGCTTGCTGAAGCACTGGCTGCGGCAGCGGGCCGCCCGGGTTCTTAGCCGCTGCTTCGTTGCGATCCAAGTCGCGGCGGATAATGCCAAACAGCCCGTTCACCGACCAATACTCCCAGATCCGCGCGGGGCTGGGCTGCCCGTCCAAACTCATCGAGGTAACTTCACCGTTGCGAACCGCGACGTGCAACTTGCCCTTGATGTCGAAGTTGCCTTCCAGCTCCATTTCGTAGTTCTTTAGGCCACGCTCATTCCAGCGGCTCACGGCTGCCTCGAAATCGGTCGCCGACATGATCGGCAACTGCCCGCGAGCGAGATATGCTATGACGCCGATCGTCCCGATTAGTCCGATGACCGACCCGATCGCGATTCCGAGAACTAGGTTTCGCAATCGCGATCGGGATTTCTGATGCGCCGCCAGCCCAGCACGGGGCGGATCATTCGCCGAAGGGTGCCCGTTCGTCGCTCGAACGCCCTCGGCATCATCGTCACCCCGCGAGTGATTCGCCGACATGCAAAGGCCTCCCGCGACCATCATCCCGCTTCCGCGAGCTAACCGAGTTGGATCGCCCGTGTCTTTCGCGAGCCAACGGTGATTCAGCCATCTCGGCAAGATTATTGGCTCACGTGATCGCGAGTGGATAATGGGATGTTAAAAATTGGTCTTTTGGTACTCGTCCAGCCCAGCAGATTACCACTTTCGTCGGTGAAGACTTCAAAAAACACCGGCAAACCAAAAGTAGCCAACTCGTCCAATTTGCTCGCCTGTTTTGTATAAAGTGGATAAACTCGCGACACGTTATCGAGAGAGCCGCTCGACGTTTTCCACGTGATCTCCTTGGCCAAACGCTTACGGATCGAGGGAAGGCTCATATCCAACCCGGTTTTTGCAGCCGTTTGGTAGTCGGCATCTTGTTGATAGAACTGCGCGATATGGTTGACGATGGATTCGTATTCGGTTTCGCGCACCGCAATATCGCCAAGCCACTTCCGATCCTTTTCGCTTATCGGCTCTTTGGCCAGTCGTGCGAATAAATCTTCGATCGTGCGCACGTCCGGCGATTTAAGTGCGGCTTCAGTCTGCTTCCAATTAAGAGATTCGTCGTTTCGGGCCTCATCGTGATGCGCTCGTCCACTACAGCCGAATACGCTAATGATGACTAGGTTCGCCAGCGACAAAAAAGTGCGATACAAGGCGTGGCGATTTGCATCACTTCGCGCTCTCAATTCCTGGCGCAATGGTGAATCGTGTGCCTGCGCGCGCAGATGTTCGTATTCGTTCAGTTGAGCGGCGATCTCCCGATCAAACTCTGGCTGATGGTCGTGATAACAGGCCAAGGCGGCATGAATTTGTGCGAGCGACAGATGCCGACCGTGCTGGGCGAAAATCTCTTCGGCGCTCAGTCCATGCGCGACTTCGTCGAGGGCAATCTCGATCACCTTGACGTTCGTATCGTCGATCCAAGCTACGCCGCGTTCGTCGAGCCAAACGTGTTCCAACGGGATGGCGCTCATTTCGCAATCTCTTGTCGAACCAACGAAGGACACTTCTCGATTATATTCTGGTCGGCGCGATTGCGCCAAACAGGCTATGCGAAGCACCGTGTTTTCGCGACCTTCGCTACAATGGCGAGCAGCCGCGGAAGTGATACAGAAAAATTCCCGCGGCGACGGCGACATTGAGGGAGTCGGTGCCCGATCGCATGGGAATGGTGATCCGGCGGTCGCAGAGCGCGACGATCGAAGGATCGAGGCCGTGTCCTTCGCTGCCGAAGAGCAGGGCGAAGCGGTTGGGTCGACCGGCGGACGAAAGTTGCTCGGCGGTGGAATCGAGGACGGTTGCGGCAAGTTGCACGGAGAGCGGATTGCGAAGCTGGCTCAGATCGTCCACCAAATCGGTCGACTCGCGGATCGCCACACGGAGCGACGCGCCCATCGAGACGCGCAGGACACGGCGCGAGAAGGGATCTGCCGAACCGCGGCCAACCAGGACGCCATCGACGCCAAACGCGCTCGCTATCCGCAGAATGGAACCGAGGTTTTCGGGATCCTGGACCTCCGGGCAGATCACCAGGGTCAGCCGTGGGCCCGGCGGAGCGAGTTCCGCGAGCGACGGATTGGGACGCCGCCGCCCGCAAGCCAGAATTCCGCGATGGAAGTCGAAGCCAACCAGCGGCTCGACCAACTCGTCCGGCACGATCCAGACTGGAACGCCAGGCGGTGCGAGCGAGCCGAGCTGCGGCTCGAAACGATTGCTGAGCAGGACCGATTCGACCGAAAAATCGCTGGCGAGCAGACGCCGGACGAGCTTCTCTCCTTCGCAGATGAAGAGTCCTGCCCAGCGAGTGCGATTGGTGTCCTTCAGATGACAATACGGCTCCAGACGCGGATCGTCGAGCGAGGTGATGCGAATTCGCACGTTCACTTCGCCGTGTGGATTACGTCGGTTGAGTCGGTGACGTCGCGCGTGATCGGTTCCGCAAGTTGCAGGGTATTTTTTTGTGCGTTCTCGCGGCGGGTGAAGTGCAGCTCGTAGGTCGCGACGGCTTGTTCACTGGTCTCGTCGAGTTCGAATAGGTGCGTGGCCAGATGATTCTCAGCGTCGAAGCGATGGACAACGTGAGCCGGCTGTGGGTAGATTTCGACTTTGAGGCTGCCGAGGCCGGGCGAGTCTTCGGCATGGCGCTCAATGACCGCCACGCGGAACGGGCTACCGGGCGTGTCGCCACGGCGCGTGCGAACCTGATAAGTCACTCCCGGCAGACCATCGAGCGCCGTCCCCGTGCCGGACTGAGGTAACTGGTTGGCCACCTGCCCGAGCTTCACGATCCAATCGGGCTTCGTCGGCTCGAATTTCAACCAAGCCCGAACCTCCATTTGCTTTGCTCCGGCGGGCCAGTCCTCGGCCAGCCAGTTTAGCACTGGCACGGTCGTGCCCGGCTCGCAGTTCGCGTCGTAGAAAACGTATTTCGCCGGTGCGGCCCGTTTTTCATCCAATATCGGCGTCACCTCGAACCACGATTCGATCGGGCGCGGCGCAAACTGTCGGTCGGCTCGTTGCACCGAAAACGGGAACCGCACTCCTTCGGCCGCGCGAATCGGACGATGAACGCCCAGCCGCCAGACGGTTTCCGTACCCCGATCGCCGTCAATCAGCGGGCCGAAGAGCGGGTCTCCCTTGTCGAAGCCGACGGTTTCGAGCGATTTGCCGTCGGCGCTCAGGACTAGTTCGGCCGCCTCGCCCCCCGACAGTTCGATCTGGTCGGTGAGCGATCCCAGCGCGACCGTGAAGGGATGCGGGCCGTTCGGTTTGGGATTAACCGTCACTGCGGAGCCGACCTGCGCATGGCCAATGTCGTTGCCGCCGCCATCGAAGACGGTGAACACTTTCGGGCCGAGCAATGTTTCGAGCGATTTAACGAGGGTCGTGCCGCTGGAGACCGGCGTAAAGCTCCCTTCGGTCTGGTCGGCCAGCGCGCCAAACTCTTTGGCCGCCTCCGCCTGTTCGCTGGCCGGGATGCCGAAACCGACGATGTGAATTGGAATCTTGCGATCGCCCATCGTGGTCATTACGTCGTCGCGCCGCTTGGGATTCGGCGAGTTGAATTGATAGTTCGCGCCGTCGGTGATCACGACGATGCTCTTCTCCGTGCCCGGCTCATCATTGGCGAAATCGCCGATCGCCTGCACGAGCGACAGATAGAGCGGCGTTTCTCCCCACGGCTTCAGGCTCTTCATCAAGTCGAACACTCCGCCGGCCACCACCGAATCGAACCGTCCCAGCGGCAGCACCAGCTCAACATCTTCGCTGGGCCGCAGATCGTCTGGAATCACGCGAGCATAGTCCGTCTGCCGGAGCATTTGATCGGGTTTCTTGAGGTTCCAGCCGACGCGATGGCCGTAGAACAAAACGCCGACTCGGGCGTCCCCTTCGGAGGCGAGTTCCGCGAGCATTTCGTGCAGCGCGATCTTGGCCGCTTCCAGCCGCGGAATCCGCTGCACGCCTCCCGGGCCTTCCATGTCGGTCAGTTCCGACATACTGTTCGAGCAATCGAGGATGAAGATGATTGATGCCCGCTTGCGGCTGCGTCCGGCGAGTGTCACGGTCGGCGGACCGTAGTTATAAGGCTTGAAATCGATCCGCGCGCCGCCGGTCGGGCGAAGCAGGAACGGCGCGACGAACGGATTCGTGCGCAACAGCGCAACCGCTTCCAGCATCGGCCCGCGGCCGATTAACGCGGCGGTGGGCACTTGCAGATCGAAGCGCTGGCCTTGTTCGGTTGCCGCGTTGCCAGCGGCCAGATCGAGGAATTGCGTTGTCCCGTCGATGCGGCCCTTGGCGTCGCGAACGAAGAGGGCGACCCGCTCCGTCGGGGCCCCTTGTTTCTCAGCTTCAGCAGTGGCCTGCACGCCGAGCTTGATCGTGGCGTTCTCATTTTCCTCCAACAGCAGCACGTCGGAGGCCTCGACGCGGACGGCCGCTCTGGCGGCGCCGCGTCGTCGTTCGAGCAGCTTCGCCAGACGATTGCGCTCGACCAGCAGCGACGGCTCGACCTCGCCGACTGCCTGCGCGGCGCGGAGATAATCCGCCGCGGCGACGGCAAACAGCGGGTCTCCTTGCGTATCGGCCGGTCCCCAAAAATCGTCGAGCACTCGGGCGGCGTGCCAGAGCAACAACTGCTGCAAGTTCCATTGTCGCTGCCGGCGGATCGGATCGTAGTCGAGGGGCGGAAACCAAAGCGAGGCCGCGGCCCGGGTGAGTCGCTCGGCGTCGCCAACGGCAAGGCGAGCTTGAGCGCCACGGTCGGCGTCGGCGCGGCCGGCCGCCCCGGTCGCTGATTCGTTGCTCTCCGAGTCGGCGCCGACATCGTGCAGGCGGCGCAATCTCGCCGGCAGAGTATCCAATAGTTCGCGAACCCGGCCTCCACGCGCCGCGCTCGTTGCGTAGAGGTCTCCGTGAGACGTTTTGTCTTCGCCGAGCCTTTCATGTGGCATATCCGTCGGCTTGTCCAGATTGTCAGTCGTCGCGAGAATCGCCAGCGCCGGATGTTCTTGCCATTCCACGATGCTGCGATGGAGATAGTCGGCGGCGTCGGTTTCCGGGATGCTCGATTTCTTCGGAGACGTCTGTTTGTTCTTTTCCTTGCCGGATTGGTCTTTCCCGTTATCCTTCGCCGACTCGGCAGTCCCGTCGGCGCTCAACTTGGCCGAAGTCTGGACGAGCAAGCGGCGCAGCTCCTCGCGCTGTCGTTGTGGAGCGAGAGGTACGGCGAGCGCCGCGTCTATATCGCGGGCCCTAGCTGCATCGGCCGTTTTGGACTTTTGCAGCCGCGTGCATTCCGCTGCGAACAACTCCTCAAGATGCTCCAATCGCTCCCGGACCTGCCGTGCCTGCTGATCGAGCGCCGGTGACTCGACGGCGGTATCGGCGCCGGCCGGTTCTCCGGCCGCCAGCAGCGCGCCCAGCGCATGATTCGCGTGGATCAGCGGTAGGAGCGAGTTGTTGATTTCGGCGTCGAAGGTTGCCGCGGATTCGTCCGGAGGTAACGGCCGAGCGAGCCACGCCGCCAGATATGGAACCTCGGCATACGCGCGGTCGCGAAGAGCCAATGCGGCGGCAACCGACTTGCTGACTTTCTCGGCCTGAGCGTAACGGCGATCCGACTCCTGCCAGAATGGTTCAGCCGCCGCCAGTGTTGCCGAGTCTCCCGCAAAGAGCCGGTCCTTGGCTTGCTGCGCCGCTCGATCGCCGACCGCCACCAACGGCAGGACCCAATTCTCCGTCCGTTCATCTTCTGGAACGGCCAGCCGCTCGGCCCGCATCTCGACGCCGAGCGCCTTGCCAACGATCGCTGGTCGCTGCCAAACGGACGCCGGCAGCTCATTTCGCATCAAACGCAAATACTGCACCTCGGTCCACTGTGGACCGCGATTACGCGCCGAAAGACCTCCGAGCAACGCATCCGCAGCCGCGCCGCCTGGCGCGGATTGAAACTGCGCAAGTTTGGCGGCCAATTGACTTGCGCCGTCCACGGGCATGCCAAAAAACTCTGCCAGCGGTAGCGTGTGGGCGGTCGGCGGGGGACGCTTAGTCTCGCGATCGGTCAACAGATCGGCGCGAGCGAAGATCGTGCCTTCCTCGGCGAGCTTTGCGGCTCGTTCATCGACCGCGACCGTGTAGCTCTGCAATTCGCGCAGCGCCGCGCGAGCCGGGGCCTTGTAGCCGCCGCCGGCAACGGCCGCTTGTTCCAGCCAGAGCAGTTTCTGCTCGAAGTCGCGCCAAGCCAGCGGATCGAACCGCAGCGGTTCAAACGCCGAGAGCCGATCGCGAGCTTGCCACAATGGATCCAAATCGCGAGCCGTGACGCTTGAGCCGGTGGATGTCGAAGGGGCCGCATCCGCCAGGCGTCGCTGCGTCGCCTTGTTAAGCGCCCAAACGACCGTGAAATCGGCGGCGCTCTCGGGAATCAGCCTCGGTAGCTGATGATCGACCCGATTGTGGCGCACCCATGCATCCACATGGCTTTGCAGATAATCGCGCAGCTCGTGCAGCGAGACGCGGTGATCGCCGTTGCCTCCTTCGCTCGGGTCGTCGGCCGCGCCGGCCAGCCCTAACCGCAAGTAATGCCCGAAAACCGATCCCGACAGATCCGCCGACGCCCAGGCCGTTTGTCCGGGGCTCGTCGAATTGAGAATCACGAGGTTCGGAATCTTCTTCTCGGCAACTACGTCTTGCAGCCGATCGGCAAACGTGTTCGCCAGCAATCCCAGGCTCCAATTCA
Proteins encoded:
- a CDS encoding RNA polymerase sigma factor, translating into MADDQSFPGGAGGAERVNGLPAMLPVNAALPVDAARPIGPAAGDGIALAHKVKNELDLPRLVADHAGVLYGYAYRLTGSVADAEDLTQQTFLIAHQKLSQLRDAACARGWLFAVLRRVYLKSQQKTRRLPMAGAVLDIETIPDEIVADLIVDRELLQAAINELPDAYKLVVLSFYFENLSYREIAEQFDLPVGTVMSRLSRAKNQIRSRLLEAECVAVPGAGPACDVPADADPSAPRVRGA
- a CDS encoding helix-turn-helix transcriptional regulator, with amino-acid sequence MKTVEHLFEETGLSVEEIAERSDLSMERVAAIAEGRWTPSPDDRERMAAAFGVPAAEISWGHSMNPRNIRYRRFGLRENF
- a CDS encoding SDR family NAD(P)-dependent oxidoreductase, encoding MPYWNEKVAVITGGSGGLGKALAGTLAAAGANVVIVARDAQRLERAAADVRRASGNVLAMPADVTRQEHVERIFQQVASQFGRLDLLVNSAGRSTRGEAIDTSPQEFVDLMDLNFIAAVRCCRAAAPHLLKNQGHLVNIGSLAGKAAVRYVGAYPATKFALTAYTQQLRLEMSPRGLHVLLVLPGPIARDDSEQRYADQAAGLPEKARKPGAGVKFRAVPPEKLSRLILKACEQRRPELVYPRLVRLLFVLGQLSPRLGDWLVRRLT
- a CDS encoding DUF6174 domain-containing protein, whose product is MSANHSRGDDDAEGVRATNGHPSANDPPRAGLAAHQKSRSRLRNLVLGIAIGSVIGLIGTIGVIAYLARGQLPIMSATDFEAAVSRWNERGLKNYEMELEGNFDIKGKLHVAVRNGEVTSMSLDGQPSPARIWEYWSVNGLFGIIRRDLDRNEAAAKNPGGPLPQPVLQQAEFDPELGFPRRYQRSEISSGQSGDWRIVSLRHFD
- a CDS encoding RNA methyltransferase, whose translation is MRIRITSLDDPRLEPYCHLKDTNRTRWAGLFICEGEKLVRRLLASDFSVESVLLSNRFEPQLGSLAPPGVPVWIVPDELVEPLVGFDFHRGILACGRRRPNPSLAELAPPGPRLTLVICPEVQDPENLGSILRIASAFGVDGVLVGRGSADPFSRRVLRVSMGASLRVAIRESTDLVDDLSQLRNPLSVQLAATVLDSTAEQLSSAGRPNRFALLFGSEGHGLDPSIVALCDRRITIPMRSGTDSLNVAVAAGIFLYHFRGCSPL
- a CDS encoding vWA domain-containing protein, whose protein sequence is MSLPGQYSPPGLSSPSARRGWRGRTAARLKVLSHRWQSDGGSQPLERIHNREVWRRLRIGGFLLLFVGLLALFVYQLWFRPIQTPLIAISAPAYAWPLPPNAWAQEDLQGLADLDKQESVRLLDASAAWRSVESGLASLDRQLRAASALGSKTGAVIIYVSVHGAVDADGHPALILPSASPLRSETWLKVTDLLERIKAEHLPDEWHKLLILDCNRMSVNWSLGLLANTFADRLQDVVAEKKIPNLVILNSTSPGQTAWASADLSGSVFGHYLRLGLAGAADDPSEGGNGDHRVSLHELRDYLQSHVDAWVRHNRVDHQLPRLIPESAADFTVVWALNKATQRRLADAAPSTSTGSSVTARDLDPLWQARDRLSAFEPLRFDPLAWRDFEQKLLWLEQAAVAGGGYKAPARAALRELQSYTVAVDERAAKLAEEGTIFARADLLTDRETKRPPPTAHTLPLAEFFGMPVDGASQLAAKLAQFQSAPGGAAADALLGGLSARNRGPQWTEVQYLRLMRNELPASVWQRPAIVGKALGVEMRAERLAVPEDERTENWVLPLVAVGDRAAQQAKDRLFAGDSATLAAAEPFWQESDRRYAQAEKVSKSVAAALALRDRAYAEVPYLAAWLARPLPPDESAATFDAEINNSLLPLIHANHALGALLAAGEPAGADTAVESPALDQQARQVRERLEHLEELFAAECTRLQKSKTADAARARDIDAALAVPLAPQRQREELRRLLVQTSAKLSADGTAESAKDNGKDQSGKEKNKQTSPKKSSIPETDAADYLHRSIVEWQEHPALAILATTDNLDKPTDMPHERLGEDKTSHGDLYATSAARGGRVRELLDTLPARLRRLHDVGADSESNESATGAAGRADADRGAQARLAVGDAERLTRAAASLWFPPLDYDPIRRQRQWNLQQLLLWHAARVLDDFWGPADTQGDPLFAVAAADYLRAAQAVGEVEPSLLVERNRLAKLLERRRGAARAAVRVEASDVLLLEENENATIKLGVQATAEAEKQGAPTERVALFVRDAKGRIDGTTQFLDLAAGNAATEQGQRFDLQVPTAALIGRGPMLEAVALLRTNPFVAPFLLRPTGGARIDFKPYNYGPPTVTLAGRSRKRASIIFILDCSNSMSELTDMEGPGGVQRIPRLEAAKIALHEMLAELASEGDARVGVLFYGHRVGWNLKKPDQMLRQTDYARVIPDDLRPSEDVELVLPLGRFDSVVAGGVFDLMKSLKPWGETPLYLSLVQAIGDFANDEPGTEKSIVVITDGANYQFNSPNPKRRDDVMTTMGDRKIPIHIVGFGIPASEQAEAAKEFGALADQTEGSFTPVSSGTTLVKSLETLLGPKVFTVFDGGGNDIGHAQVGSAVTVNPKPNGPHPFTVALGSLTDQIELSGGEAAELVLSADGKSLETVGFDKGDPLFGPLIDGDRGTETVWRLGVHRPIRAAEGVRFPFSVQRADRQFAPRPIESWFEVTPILDEKRAAPAKYVFYDANCEPGTTVPVLNWLAEDWPAGAKQMEVRAWLKFEPTKPDWIVKLGQVANQLPQSGTGTALDGLPGVTYQVRTRRGDTPGSPFRVAVIERHAEDSPGLGSLKVEIYPQPAHVVHRFDAENHLATHLFELDETSEQAVATYELHFTRRENAQKNTLQLAEPITRDVTDSTDVIHTAK